A single Lolium perenne isolate Kyuss_39 chromosome 6, Kyuss_2.0, whole genome shotgun sequence DNA region contains:
- the LOC127307296 gene encoding actin-related protein 3 isoform X2, producing MNPTSRPAVVIDNGTGYTKMGFAGNVEPCFITPTAVAVNDSFADPTRAAAKGTWQAQHSAGVMADLDFLIGEEAVARSRASTTYSLSHPIRNGQVDNWDTMEKFWQQCIFNYLRCDPEDHYFLLTESPLTPPETREYTGEIMFETFNVPGLYIAVQPVLALAAGYTTTKCEMTGVVVDVGDGATHIVPVADGYVIGSSIRSIPLTGKDVTQFIQQLIKERGEHIPPEESFDVARRAKEMYCYTCSDIVKEFNKHDREPSKYTKRLTGIKPKTGAPYTCDIGYERFMGPEIFFHPEIYNSDFTTPLQDVIDMCIQSSPIDTRRSLYKNIVLSGGSTMFKDFHRRLQRDLKKIVDVRVRASNARLGGDAKAQPVEVNVVSHPIQRYAVWFGGSVLASTTEFYEACHTKAEYEEYGASICRSNPVFKGMY from the exons ATGAACCCCACCTCGCGCCCCGCCGTCGTCATCGACAACGGCACCGG CTACACGAAGATGGGGTTCGCGGGGAACGTGGAGCCCTGCTTCATAACCCCGACGGCCGTCGCCGTCAACGACTCCTTCGCCGACCCGACCAGAGCCGCCGCCAAGGGCACCTGGCAGGCGCAGCACAGCGCGGGGGTCATGGCGGACCTCGACTTCCTCATCGGGGAGGAGGCCGTGGCGCGGTCCCGCGCCAGCACCACCTACAGCCTCAGCCACCCCATCCGCAATGGTCAG GTGGACAACTGGGACACCATGGAGAAGTTCTGGCAGCAGTGCATTTTCAATTACCTCCGCTGCGATCCGGAGGACCACTACTTCCTGCTCACCGAGAGCCCACTCACACCTCCTGAAACTAGGGAGTACACCGGGGAGATCATGTTCGAGACCTTCAATGTGCCTGGTCTCTACATTGCGGTCCAGCCCGTCCTTGCCCTCGCTGCAGGGTACACCACAACCAAG TGCGAAATGACAGGTGTTGTAGTTGATGTGGGCGACGGAGCTACCCACATTGTTCCTGTTGCTGATGGGTATGTCATTGGGAGCAGTATCAGATCTATTCCACTTACAGGCAAGGATGTTACCCAGTTTATTCAGCAACTTATCAAG GAAAGAGGTGAGCACATTCCTCCGGAAGAGTCTTTTGACGTAGCAAGGAGGGCGAAGGAAATGTACTGCTATACATGTTCGGACATTGTGAAG GAATTTAATAAGCATGACAGGGAGCCCTCTAAGTACACAAAACGCTTGACTGGCATCAAACCAAAAACTGGCGCTCCATACACCTGTGACATTGGATACGAGCGCTTCATGGGCCCCGAG ATTTTCTTCCACCCTGAGATTTACAACAGTGACTTTACGACACCTTTGCAAGATGTTATCGACATGTGCATCCAATCTTCCCCAATTGACACAAGGAGGTCTCTATATAAG AATATTGTCTTGTCTGGGGGATCGACTATGTTTAAGGATTTCCACAGAAGATTACAACGGGACCTGAAAAAGATTGTGGATGTACGGGTTCGTGCATCTAATGCTCGACTTGGTGGAGATGCGAAG GCCCAGCCTGTAGAAGTCAATGTGGTTAGTCATCCAATCCAAAGATATGCAGTTTGGTTTGGCGGATCTGTACTTGCTTCTACAACTGAATTCTATGAG GCTTGCCACACAAAAGCAGAGTATGAAGAGTACGGTGCAAGCATCTGCAGATCAAATCCCGTTTTTAAAGGAATGTATTGA
- the LOC127307296 gene encoding actin-related protein 3 isoform X1, which translates to MNPTSRPAVVIDNGTGYTKMGFAGNVEPCFITPTAVAVNDSFADPTRAAAKGTWQAQHSAGVMADLDFLIGEEAVARSRASTTYSLSHPIRNGQVDNWDTMEKFWQQCIFNYLRCDPEDHYFLLTESPLTPPETREYTGEIMFETFNVPGLYIAVQPVLALAAGYTTTKCEMTGVVVDVGDGATHIVPVADGYVIGSSIRSIPLTGKDVTQFIQQLIKERGEHIPPEESFDVARRAKEMYCYTCSDIVKEFNKHDREPSKYTKRLTGIKPKTGAPYTCDIGYERFMGPEIFFHPEIYNSDFTTPLQDVIDMCIQSSPIDTRRSLYKVCTSKSCFSLTSQCLSLFSMSMSQNIVLSGGSTMFKDFHRRLQRDLKKIVDVRVRASNARLGGDAKAQPVEVNVVSHPIQRYAVWFGGSVLASTTEFYEACHTKAEYEEYGASICRSNPVFKGMY; encoded by the exons ATGAACCCCACCTCGCGCCCCGCCGTCGTCATCGACAACGGCACCGG CTACACGAAGATGGGGTTCGCGGGGAACGTGGAGCCCTGCTTCATAACCCCGACGGCCGTCGCCGTCAACGACTCCTTCGCCGACCCGACCAGAGCCGCCGCCAAGGGCACCTGGCAGGCGCAGCACAGCGCGGGGGTCATGGCGGACCTCGACTTCCTCATCGGGGAGGAGGCCGTGGCGCGGTCCCGCGCCAGCACCACCTACAGCCTCAGCCACCCCATCCGCAATGGTCAG GTGGACAACTGGGACACCATGGAGAAGTTCTGGCAGCAGTGCATTTTCAATTACCTCCGCTGCGATCCGGAGGACCACTACTTCCTGCTCACCGAGAGCCCACTCACACCTCCTGAAACTAGGGAGTACACCGGGGAGATCATGTTCGAGACCTTCAATGTGCCTGGTCTCTACATTGCGGTCCAGCCCGTCCTTGCCCTCGCTGCAGGGTACACCACAACCAAG TGCGAAATGACAGGTGTTGTAGTTGATGTGGGCGACGGAGCTACCCACATTGTTCCTGTTGCTGATGGGTATGTCATTGGGAGCAGTATCAGATCTATTCCACTTACAGGCAAGGATGTTACCCAGTTTATTCAGCAACTTATCAAG GAAAGAGGTGAGCACATTCCTCCGGAAGAGTCTTTTGACGTAGCAAGGAGGGCGAAGGAAATGTACTGCTATACATGTTCGGACATTGTGAAG GAATTTAATAAGCATGACAGGGAGCCCTCTAAGTACACAAAACGCTTGACTGGCATCAAACCAAAAACTGGCGCTCCATACACCTGTGACATTGGATACGAGCGCTTCATGGGCCCCGAG ATTTTCTTCCACCCTGAGATTTACAACAGTGACTTTACGACACCTTTGCAAGATGTTATCGACATGTGCATCCAATCTTCCCCAATTGACACAAGGAGGTCTCTATATAAGGTTTGTACATCAAAGTCTTGTTTTTCTCTGACATCACAGTGTTTGAGTCTGTTCTCAATGTCAATGTCACAGAATATTGTCTTGTCTGGGGGATCGACTATGTTTAAGGATTTCCACAGAAGATTACAACGGGACCTGAAAAAGATTGTGGATGTACGGGTTCGTGCATCTAATGCTCGACTTGGTGGAGATGCGAAG GCCCAGCCTGTAGAAGTCAATGTGGTTAGTCATCCAATCCAAAGATATGCAGTTTGGTTTGGCGGATCTGTACTTGCTTCTACAACTGAATTCTATGAG GCTTGCCACACAAAAGCAGAGTATGAAGAGTACGGTGCAAGCATCTGCAGATCAAATCCCGTTTTTAAAGGAATGTATTGA
- the LOC127307294 gene encoding GDSL esterase/lipase At5g03980, producing the protein MAAKGLLRFLVAFLLLVGCLGRPDPPSPAPSSAPRTVDGITAIYNFGDSISDTGNFVREGAVGMMERTGGLPYGSAIGGATGRCSDGYLMIDFLAKDLGLPLLSPYLDKGADFTHGVNFAVTGATALDTASLAKMGVNMAHTNSSLGVQLQRFKDFMANTTKSSTEMREKLSKSLVMVGEIGGNDYNYAFATNRPQANNSGLYNIGHMLTGAVESLVLVPQVVNSITSAAKEVLDMGATRVVIPGNFPLGCVPSYLSTVNEQDKSSYDGNGCLIGLNLFAQMHNVLLQQGIRELRRMYPSATIAYADYFTAYVQMLRSASTMGFNATSAFKACCGAGGGAYNVDMDRMCGATGTTVCARPDEYLSWDGVHLTQHSYEVMAELLYHRGLASPAPVKFPRQ; encoded by the coding sequence atggcggcGAAGGGCCTCCTCCGGTTCCTGGTcgccttcctcctcctcgtcggttgCCTCGGGAGGCCCGACCCACCCTCCCCAGCACCTTCGTCGGCGCCAAGAACGGTTGACGGCATCACCGCGATATACAACTTCGGGGATTCGATATCGGACACGGGGAACTTCGTCCGGGAAGGCGCCGTGGGGATGATGGAGCGCACCGGTGGGCTTCCCTACGGCTCGGCCATCGGCGGCGCTACTGGGCGTTGCTCGGATGGATACCTCATGATCGACTTCCTCGCCAAGGATCTCGGACTGCCGCTTCTTAGcccgtacctcgacaagggcgccGACTTCACCCACGGCGTCAACTTCGCGGTCACGGGCGCCACCGCCCTCGACACGGCGTCCCTCGCGAAGATGGGGGTGAACATGGCCCACACCAACAGCTCCCTGGGCGTGCAGCTCCAACGGTTCAAGGACTTCATGGCCAACACCACGAAGTCCTCTACGGAGATGCGCGAGAAGCTGTCGAAATCGCTggtgatggttggggagatcggcGGGAACGACTACAACTACGCATTCGCCACGAACCGCCCTCAGGCCAACAACAGCGGCCTCTACAACATCGGCCACATGCTGACCGGCGCGGTGGAGTCGCTGGTCCTCGTCCCGCAGGTCGTCAACTCCATCACGAGCGCCGCCAAGGAGGTGCTCGACATGGGCGCCACGCGGGTGGTGATCCCGGGCAACTTCCCGCTCGGGTGCGTGCCGAGCTACCTGAGCACGGTGAACGAACAGGACAAGTCCTCCTACGACGGCAACGGCTGCCTCATCGGCCTCAACCTGTTCGCGCAGATGCACAACGTGCTGCTGCAGCAGGGCATCCGCGAGCTGCGCCGGATGTACCCGTCCGCGACGATCgcctacgccgactacttcaccGCCTACGTGCAGATGCTCAGGAGCGCGTCAACGATGGGCTTCAACGCGACGTCTGCGTTCAAGGCATGCTGCGGCGCCGGCGGTGGTGCGTACAACGTCGACATGGACAGGATGTGCGGCGCGACGGGAACAACGGTGTGCGCTAGGCCCGACGAGTACCTCAGCTGGGACGGCGTCCACCTGACGCAGCACTCATACGAGGTGATGGCCGAGCTGCTCTACCACAGAGGCCTAGCGTCCCCAGCGCCAGTCAAGTTCCCGCGTCAGTAG